A part of Leishmania panamensis strain MHOM/PA/94/PSC-1 chromosome 34 sequence genomic DNA contains:
- a CDS encoding hypothetical protein (TriTrypDB/GeneDB-style sysID: LpmP.34.1370) has product MGMWSRVDRLASCPSTGFSTVLEDIRLSREARTSSDRLLSELWRRVRGIHEAHVFFDNAAEFIALETEIKRFVRVNHTLGMHPPQYGDVLSNVADILGLHLMEDLMPPQGNGPLPIVADGPGMESVDQNCERNPACLQRGALNEYRRHANRTLEASPHLIVSDTTFAQAMEYYKTNLISSIVVRAYDLMPGPSNSFKNDLAGLLRTVQHMWDAATREVEQEQKDAGAKDGTVALRGANITNSGKERDASSLPSKPFLPFIKVTDFTGPPMLSRAHSLFFHDHPEPPSRGSGGTHQQPLHRVLPAAVVYHSNPSCTSCEVYDRAFDLLPSLFKGLCSHPHVSMISCSPLTLFLRTTQISMFDLVPSMDIYARLVYSREAVLRTADTSGFFFSSDGSDSLDDDDNAADDARFYSLKSKYRSHRHGIEREVLPRDQFSPNRIPLRQISDASSVEEALTSMFAELVEHGVVQFAFIGKLQLNRILKKNQEVLERLEQRQREEEGSTGSGTVEPTTSSPPAPNPEADPEYQKVVTFHDLAAELVSSFIKSHFGDVSPSISPRRSPRHNARSAASSWWLLPRLIDAAVVLWDCICSEMERPLLPILFVLLCAAQLVWNRIEQVTYW; this is encoded by the coding sequence ATGGGCATGTGGTCGAGAGTCGACCGCCTGGCTAGTTGTCCTTCCACTGGATTCAGCACCGTCCTCGAAGACATTAGGCTCTCGCGCGAGGCTCGTACGTCCAGCGACAGATTGTTATCGGAGCTCTGGCGCCGCGTTCGAGGCATCCACGAGGCGCACGTGTTCTTCGATAACGCAGCTGAGTTTATAGCACTCGAGACGGAGATTAAGCGGTTCGTGCGTGTCAACCACACCCTCGGCATGCACCCACCCCAGTACGGTGACGTCTTGAGCAACGTTGCCGACATTCTCGGCCTACACCTCATGGAGGACCTCATGCCTCCGCAGGGCAATGGCCCGCTGCCGATCGTGGCAGACGGACCGGGTATGGAAAGCGTCGACCAAAACTGCGAGCGCAATCCCGCCTGCTTGCAGCGTGGCGCCCTTAATGAGTACCGAAGGCATGCGAATCGCACCCTTGAAGCTTCGCCGCATCTCATCGTCAGTGACACCACATTTGCGCAGGCGATGGAGTACTACAAGACGAATCTGATCTCCTCCATTGTTGTGCGCGCTTACGATCTAATGCCTGGTCCTTCAAACTCCTTTAAGAACGATCTTGCTGGCTTACTGCGCACGGTGCAACACATGTGGGACGCCGCAACGCGTGAAGTGGAGCAAGAGCAGAAAGATGCGGGAGCTAAAGATGGGACGGTGGCCTTGAGAGGCGCGAACATCACCAATTCAGGCAAGGAGAGGGACGCATCGTCGTTGCCATCGAAGCCATTTCTGCCTTTTATCAAGGTGACGGATTTCACTGGACCGCCGATGCTGAGCCGTGCccactcgctcttcttccacGACCATCCCGAGCCACCgtcgcgcggcagcggcggtacaCACCAACAACCCCTTCATCGTGTGTTGCCCGCGGCCGTTGTGTACCACTCCAACCCTAGCTGCACGAGCTGCGAGGTGTACGATCGCGCCTTCGACCTGCTGCCCAGCCTTTTCAAAGGCCTGTGCAGTCACCCACACGTTAGCATGATAAGTTGCAGCCCGCTGACGCTCTTCCTGCGCACCACGCAAATTAGCATGTTCGATCTGGTGCCATCGATGGACATCTATGCGCGGCTGGTGTACTCGCGGGAAGCAGTGCTGCGGACAGCCGACACGAGTggttttttcttctccagcgaCGGTTCTGATAGTCTCGATGACGACGATAATGCAGCCGATGACGCGCGCTTCTACAGTCTCAAGTCCAAGTACAGGTCGCACCGACACGGTATCGAACGtgaggtgctgccgcgggACCAGTTCTCGCCAAATCGCATTCCCCTCCGTCAAATATCGGACGCGTCAAGCGTGGAGGAAGCGTTGACGAGCATGTTCGCCGAGCTGGTCGAGCACGGGGTTGTGCAGTTTGCATTCATTGGCAAGTTGCAGCTGAACCGCATCTTGAAAAAGAACCAAGAGGTGCTGGAGCGgctggagcagcgccagcgtgaggaggaagggagcacAGGAAGCGGCACCGTCGAGCCCACcacatcgtcgccgccggcgccaaaTCCGGAGGCGGATCCGGAGTACCAGAAGGTCGTCACATTCCATGATTTGGCTGCGGAGCTGGTGTCCTCCTTCATCAAGTCGCACTTTGGAGACGTGTCCCCCTCCATAAGTCCCCGCAGATCGCCTCGCCACAACGCGCGgagcgctgcctcctcctggTGGTTGTTGCCGAGGCTGAtcgacgccgctgttgtgTTGTGGGACTGCATCTGCTCAGAGATGGAGcgtcccctcctccccataCTATTTGTGCTTCTGTGTGCAGCTCAGCTCGTGTGGAACCGCATCGAACAGGTGACCTACTGGTGA